In a genomic window of Magnolia sinica isolate HGM2019 chromosome 14, MsV1, whole genome shotgun sequence:
- the LOC131225941 gene encoding anaphase-promoting complex subunit 11-like, with protein MEMDRLGLVGQDPKKRKWAFWVLWHAAASWTWDVQDETCGICRMAFDGCCPDCKFPGNDCPLIWGACNHMFHLCSILKWINSQTPQAHCPMFCREWQFKG; from the exons ATGGAAATGGACCGTTTGGGTCTTGTAGGTCAGGACCCCAAGAAAAGGAAATGGGCCTTTTGGGTCTT GTGGCATGCTGCAGCTTCTTGGACATGGGATGTGCAAGACGAAACATGTGGGATTTGTAGGATGGCCTTTGATGGTTGCTGTCCTGATTGCAAATTCCCAGGCAATGACTGCCCACTAA TTTGGGGTGCATGTAACCACATGTTCCATCTTTGCTCCATCTTGAAGTGGATCAACTCACAGACTCCTCAAGCACATTGCCCCATGTTCTGTAGAGAATGGCAGTTTAAAGGATGA
- the LOC131225942 gene encoding agamous-like MADS-box protein AGL80: MARRKIKLAWIANDSARKSTFKKRKKGLIKKVEQLSILCDVDACVIIDSPYEPQTEVWPSSDDVRRVVLNFKSLPEMERCRKMVNQEGFLRQRIMKLRDQLKRQQRENREAEISILMSECLVGKGLHGVCIEDLNDLAWMVEAKLKLVQKRIETIQNSNSLQEATTTMTMMQEVKMREAHDETMKIETSGLEVVGMEMEPLQKQPWFMEPMNPHEYMVFGGEEMVMPFGDSISWSDGCFPQDFHL, translated from the coding sequence ATGGCCCGTAGGAAGATCAAGCTTGCATGGATTGCCAATGACTCAGCCAGAAAGTCCACCttcaagaagagaaagaaagggtTGATTAAGAAGGTGGAGCAGCTTAGTATACTATGCGACGTGGACGCGTGCGTGATCATAGATAGTCCTTACGAGCCACAAACGGAGGTATGGCCCAGTTCGGATGACGTCAGGCGTGTGGTGCTGAATTTCAAGAGCCTGCCAGAGATGGAACGATGTAGGAAGATGGTTAACCAGGAAGGTTTCCTTAGGCAAAGGATCATGAAGTTGAGAGACCAGTTAAAGAGGCAACAGAGAGAGAATCGAGAGGCTGAGATCTCGATCCTCATGTCCGAGTGCCTAGTGGGGAAGGGCCTGCACGGAGTCTGCATTGAAGACTTGAATGATTTGGCATGGATGGTTGAGGCGAAGTTGAAGTTGGTGCAGAAAAGGATCGAGACCATTCAGAATTCGAATTCACTACAAGAAGCTACGACGACGATGACAATGATGCAggaggtgaagatgagagaggcCCATGATGAGACTATGAAGATTGAAACAAGTGGCTTAGAAGTAGTTGGGATGGAGATGGAACCTCTACAAAAGCAGCCATGGTTCATGGAACCGATGAACCCACATGAGTATATGGTGTTTGGTGGGGAGGAGATGGTTATGCCATTTGGAGATAGTATCTCATGGTCGGATGGTTGTTTTCCTCAGGATTTTCACTTGTAA
- the LOC131225943 gene encoding uncharacterized protein LOC131225943: MASWVRTITSPFRKACTFFNHTKEKKSQPVHGSPGMDLHGEVMACAYEDVQVMWSILDKSKPRLCEVSS, encoded by the exons ATGGCTTCTTGGGTTCGCACCATAACATCTCCATTCAGGAAAGCTTGCACCTTCTTCAATCACACCAAAGAGAAGAAGTCCCAACCAG TGCATGGTTCTCCTGGCATGGATTTACATGGGGAAGTGATGGCATGTGCATATGAAGACGTTCAGGTCATGTGGTCGATTTTGGACAAATCCAAGCCCAGGCTCTGTGAAGTGAGTTCCTGA